A single window of Larimichthys crocea isolate SSNF chromosome XII, L_crocea_2.0, whole genome shotgun sequence DNA harbors:
- the zfand2a gene encoding AN1-type zinc finger protein 2A isoform X1 — protein sequence MEFPDLGEHCSEKTCKRLDFLPMRCDACQEIFCKDHITYANHKCMSSYKKDVQVPVCPLCNIPIPIKRGEMPDIKVGEHIDRDCKSDPAQRKRKIFTNKCSKGGCKQKEMMRVTCDQCHLNYCLKHRHPLDHDCKTDGKPLSKPGHAASMRAQGASSTSASGSSSSSSGHSRPVSNGVSANTRGHNSGSTQRIPTSISAQNVIPPSASFQAGLTEEQALQRALEMSLADSRQTVQPTLSPQEQEDLALAQALAASEEEYRRQQQRQQGRESKQSNCSLS from the exons ATGGAGTTTCCAGATCTGGGCGAGCACTGCAGCGAGAAGACCTGCAAACGTTTAG ATTTTCTTCCCATGAGATGTGACGCCTGCCAAGAGATCTTCTGCAAGGACCACATAACCTATGCAAATCACAAGTGCATGTCATCCTACAAAAAG GATGTCCAGGTCCCAGTATGCCCTCTGTGTAACATCCCCATCCCCatcaagagaggagagatgcCCGACATTAAAGTCGGCGAACACATTGATCGAGATTGCAAATCGGACCCTgcgcagagaaagagaaag atttttacaaataaatgttCTAAAGGAGGCTGTAAGCAGAAGGAAATGATGCGAGTGACCTGTGATCAGTGTCATTTAAATTACTGTCTTAAACACCGGCACCCTCTAGACCATGATTGTAAGACTGATGGAAAACCTTTGTCCAAACCAGG aCACGCTGCCTCAATGAGGGCTCAAGGTGcttcctccacctccgcctCGGGCTCTAGTTCATCTTCTTCAGGACACTCTAGACCTGTTTCTAACGGTGTGAGCGCAAACACCAGAGGACACAACAGCGG CTCCACCCAGCGGATCCCTACTTCTATTTCAGCACAGAATGTAATACCACCATCAGCATCCTTTCAGGCCGGCCTG ACGGAGGAGCAGGCTTTACAAAGAGCTCTAGAGATGTCTTTGGCTGATTCGAGGCAGACGGTCCAGCCGACCCTTAG CCCTCAGGAGCAGGAGGATCTGGCTCTCGCTCAGGCTCTCGCTGCCAGTGAAGAAGAATACAGACGCCAGCAGCAGAGACAACAG GGGAGAGAGTCCAAACAGTCCAACTGCAGCCTTTCTTAG
- the zfand2a gene encoding AN1-type zinc finger protein 2A isoform X2 produces MEFPDLGEHCSEKTCKRLDFLPMRCDACQEIFCKDHITYANHKCMSSYKKDVQVPVCPLCNIPIPIKRGEMPDIKVGEHIDRDCKSDPAQRKRKIFTNKCSKGGCKQKEMMRVTCDQCHLNYCLKHRHPLDHDCKTDGKPLSKPGHAASMRAQGASSTSASGSSSSSSGHSRPVSNGVSANTRGHNSGSTQRIPTSISAQNVIPPSASFQAGLTEEQALQRALEMSLADSRQTVQPTLSPQEQEDLALAQALAASEEEYRRQQQRQQVPGKLSRQ; encoded by the exons ATGGAGTTTCCAGATCTGGGCGAGCACTGCAGCGAGAAGACCTGCAAACGTTTAG ATTTTCTTCCCATGAGATGTGACGCCTGCCAAGAGATCTTCTGCAAGGACCACATAACCTATGCAAATCACAAGTGCATGTCATCCTACAAAAAG GATGTCCAGGTCCCAGTATGCCCTCTGTGTAACATCCCCATCCCCatcaagagaggagagatgcCCGACATTAAAGTCGGCGAACACATTGATCGAGATTGCAAATCGGACCCTgcgcagagaaagagaaag atttttacaaataaatgttCTAAAGGAGGCTGTAAGCAGAAGGAAATGATGCGAGTGACCTGTGATCAGTGTCATTTAAATTACTGTCTTAAACACCGGCACCCTCTAGACCATGATTGTAAGACTGATGGAAAACCTTTGTCCAAACCAGG aCACGCTGCCTCAATGAGGGCTCAAGGTGcttcctccacctccgcctCGGGCTCTAGTTCATCTTCTTCAGGACACTCTAGACCTGTTTCTAACGGTGTGAGCGCAAACACCAGAGGACACAACAGCGG CTCCACCCAGCGGATCCCTACTTCTATTTCAGCACAGAATGTAATACCACCATCAGCATCCTTTCAGGCCGGCCTG ACGGAGGAGCAGGCTTTACAAAGAGCTCTAGAGATGTCTTTGGCTGATTCGAGGCAGACGGTCCAGCCGACCCTTAG CCCTCAGGAGCAGGAGGATCTGGCTCTCGCTCAGGCTCTCGCTGCCAGTGAAGAAGAATACAGACGCCAGCAGCAGAGACAACAGGTACCCGGAAAGCTTAGCCGTCAGTAG